Proteins from a genomic interval of Legionellales bacterium:
- the pgeF gene encoding peptidoglycan editing factor PgeF, with amino-acid sequence MKLHCIIPEWPAPKWVKAFATTRRDGFSEGAFAGLNLGDHVNDNPIHVQQNRELLIKEGYLPHPPNWLQQIHSNIVIDAEKNPTTLPAADACYTQHPQRVCIVLTADCLPLLITDIHGREVAAVHAGWKGLHSGIINNACNKFQAPPRELLVWIGPGISGAVYEVNNEFRERFLMLHPDYHAAFTPSQTPDHWLANLPWIARYQCEKLGIPQCYGGDICTYQNPDHYFSYRRNNMTGRQASLIWLERPS; translated from the coding sequence ATGAAACTTCACTGTATTATTCCAGAATGGCCAGCGCCCAAATGGGTAAAAGCCTTCGCCACAACACGCAGAGATGGATTTTCGGAAGGCGCGTTTGCCGGACTCAATTTAGGCGATCACGTTAACGATAACCCCATCCACGTTCAACAAAATCGCGAATTATTAATTAAAGAAGGCTATTTACCGCATCCGCCTAATTGGTTACAGCAAATTCATAGTAACATTGTGATAGATGCAGAAAAAAATCCAACGACTCTCCCCGCGGCTGATGCCTGTTACACTCAGCATCCCCAACGCGTGTGTATCGTCTTAACTGCCGATTGTTTACCGCTATTAATCACCGATATTCACGGACGCGAAGTGGCAGCGGTTCATGCAGGCTGGAAAGGCTTGCACAGTGGAATTATTAATAATGCGTGTAACAAATTTCAAGCACCTCCTCGGGAATTATTAGTCTGGATAGGCCCTGGTATTAGTGGTGCTGTTTATGAAGTCAATAACGAATTTCGCGAACGTTTTTTAATGCTGCATCCCGATTACCATGCAGCGTTTACACCCAGCCAAACACCTGACCATTGGTTAGCAAATTTACCCTGGATCGCCCGTTATCAATGTGAAAAATTGGGTATCCCGCAGTGTTACGGCGGAGATATTTGCACCTATCAAAATCCCGATCACTATTTCTCTTATCGTCGCAACAACATGACTGGGCGCCAAGCCAGCTTAATTTGGTT
- the rluD gene encoding 23S rRNA pseudouridine(1911/1915/1917) synthase RluD, translating to MDNTTNLHNIVPIEYRGNRLDWVLSQLFPHHSRSRLQSWLKQGYVLINGENKPQRYKVQGGETIIITAPAENHEEWVAESIPLNIVYEDNDIIVINKPIGLVVHPGAGVMSGTLLNALLHYDPALSQVPRAGIIHRLDKDTSGLLIIARNLVAHTELVRQLQAREFEREYVALVQGQLRTPGKIDLPIARHPHHRTRMAVTEQGGKEAITHYFIEKRFPAHTLLTVKLETGRTHQIRVHLSHLGYPIVGDPVYGGRLRLPKNASEQLITQLKNYRQQALHARKLAIIHPRHHVRYEWFAEIPACFAELLNVLTEDNSHS from the coding sequence ATGGACAACACTACTAACTTACACAACATCGTCCCCATTGAGTATCGTGGCAATCGCCTCGATTGGGTGTTAAGTCAATTATTCCCCCATCACTCACGATCACGTTTGCAATCTTGGCTAAAACAGGGTTACGTCTTAATCAATGGAGAAAATAAACCACAACGTTATAAAGTGCAAGGCGGGGAAACAATTATTATCACAGCGCCCGCAGAAAATCATGAGGAATGGGTCGCTGAATCCATTCCATTAAATATTGTCTATGAAGATAACGATATTATCGTTATTAATAAACCGATTGGCCTTGTGGTTCATCCCGGCGCTGGCGTTATGAGTGGTACCTTATTAAATGCCCTGCTCCATTACGATCCCGCGCTTTCCCAAGTGCCACGCGCTGGGATTATTCATCGCTTAGATAAAGATACCTCAGGATTACTCATCATCGCGCGCAATTTAGTGGCGCATACGGAGTTAGTCCGGCAATTGCAGGCGCGGGAATTTGAGCGTGAATATGTGGCACTTGTTCAAGGCCAATTGCGCACGCCAGGGAAAATCGATTTACCTATCGCAAGACATCCTCATCATCGTACCCGTATGGCGGTAACCGAACAGGGCGGAAAAGAAGCCATCACACATTATTTTATTGAAAAGCGTTTTCCGGCTCACACCTTACTTACTGTGAAACTGGAAACGGGACGCACCCATCAAATTCGCGTGCATTTAAGTCATTTAGGCTATCCCATCGTGGGCGATCCGGTTTATGGAGGTCGTTTACGCTTACCCAAAAATGCCAGCGAGCAGTTAATTACACAGTTAAAAAATTATCGCCAGCAAGCTCTGCACGCACGAAAATTAGCAATTATTCACCCCAGACATCACGTGCGTTATGAGTGGTTTGCGGAAATTCCCGCTTGTTTTGCGGAGTTATTAAATGTCTTAACCGAGGATAATTCCCACTCATGA